The Musa acuminata AAA Group cultivar baxijiao chromosome BXJ2-2, Cavendish_Baxijiao_AAA, whole genome shotgun sequence genome has a segment encoding these proteins:
- the LOC135605445 gene encoding brassinosteroid LRR receptor kinase BRL1-like: protein MESDSFAFLFLFLITLTAFPSSMAAPEEVSALIRFKRSSVDSDPKGFLQNWTVDGSDSGSSRCSWTGVVCSAADGRVRSLNLSNMGLTGRLNLEHLMALPGLRYLNLRGNSFYGNLSYSSTASSLPCGFETVDLSSNTFNETIPSKFLSSCPRLVSLNLSRNSIHGGIFPFEASIRELDLSRNRISDYGLLNYSLSSCSGLSYLNFSDNKLTGRMGDVPSCTNLTFLDLSYNNLSGDFSTFDLGTCGSMMVLDLSYNGLNGTALPLSLASCRKLEELNLSGNNFTGEIPSFWKNFVSLQRLSLANNRFSGEIPPELGQTCGTLVELNLAGNGLTGGLLSTFVSCSSLQRLDLGNNQLSGDFIEHVISTLPALRYLHLPFNNISGPVPLTALTSCSLLEVIDLGSNEFTGEIPTGLCSSLPNLERILLPNNFLSGAMPLDLGNCTNLRSLDLSFNELNGPVPPGIWSLPKLVDLVIWANNLSGEIPESLCSNSTSLETLILSYNMLTGSIPSSLTKCVNLVWVSLSGNHLTGRIPSRIGRLQSLAILQLGNNNLSGEIPPEFGSCQNLIWLDLASNRLSGPIPGTLASQAGLIVPGIVSGKQFAFLRNEAGNICPGAGVLFEFEDIRPERLANFPLVHSCPATRIYTGTTVYSFPGNGSMIYLDLSYNSLSGTIPENFGSMDYLQVLNLGHNELTGTIPETFGGLRMIGVLDLSHNHLTGNIPGALGSLTFLSDMDVSNNNLSGPIPTTGQLTTFPPTRYENNSGLCGLPLPPCGAKASNHDFYYDSGGRRFFGWSILIGIVFSVLIVFLLLLALYKMKKHQKTDELRVGYVESLPTSGTTSWKLSGVLEPLSINVATFEKPLRKLTFAHLLEATNGFSADSLIGSGGFGEVYKARLKDGSVVAIKKLIHVTGQGEREFTAEMETIGKIKHRNLVPLLGYCKIGEERLLVYEYMKFGSLDMVLHDKSKGGATKLDWGGRKKIAIGSARGLAFLHHSCVPHIIHRDMKSSNVLLDENLEARVSDFGMARLMNALDTHLSVSTLVGTPGYVPPEYYQSFRCTTKGDVYSYGVVLLELLSGKKPIDPLEFGDNNLVGWAKQLVKENRCSEIFDPDLMGKKLGDAELYQYLKIAFECLDDQPLHRPTMIQVMAMFKELQVDTDIDFLDTYSIGRAIIDESREKAP from the coding sequence ATGGAAAGCGACAGCTtcgccttcctcttcctcttcttgatAACCTTAACTGCTTTCCCTTCGTCCATGGCGGCACCTGAGGAGGTCTCTGCTTTGATCCGATTCAAGCGCTCGTCAGTTGACTCCGATCCGAAGGGCTTCCTGCAGAACTGGACGGTTGATGGTTCTGATTCCGGCAGCAGCCGGTGTTCGTGGACCGGCGTCGTGTGCTCGGCAGCCGACGGCCGGGTTCGCAGCTTAAATCTCAGCAACATGGGCCTCACTGGCCGCCTTAACCTCGAGCATCTCATGGCGCTTCCGGGCCTCCGCTATCTCAATCTCCGCGGGAACTCCTTTTACGGCAACCTCTCGTACAGCAGCACGGCATCGTCACTTCCCTGCGGCTTCGAGACGGTGGACTTATCGTCGAACACCTTCAATGAGACCATTCCCTCCAAGTTCTTGTCCTCCTGTCCGCGCCTGGTTTCTCTCAACCTGTCGAGGAACTCGATCCATGGCGGGATCTTTCCATTCGAGGCTTCCATACGGGAGCTCGATCTGTCTCGCAACCGAATCTCCGATTACGGGCTGCTCAACTACTCCCTCTCGAGCTGCAGCGGCCTCAGCTACCTCAACTTCTCCGACAACAAGCTCACCGGGAGGATGGGGGACGTGCCTTCCTGCACGAACCTCACGTTCCTCGACCTCTCCTACAACAACCTCTCTGGGGATTTCTCGACCTTCGACTTGGGGACCTGCGGCAGTATGATGGTGCTGGACTTGTCCTACAATGGGCTCAATGGCACTGCGCTGCCCCTGAGCTTGGCCAGCTGCCGTAAGCTTGAGGAGCTCAACCTCTCGGGCAACAATTTCACTGGCGAGATCCCATCGTTCTGGAAGAACTTTGTGAGTTTGCAGCGTTTGTCATTGGCAAACAATCGGTTTTCTGGTGAAATCCCGCCTGAGTTGGGTCAAACATGTGGGACTCTGGTGGAGCTCAACCTCGCTGGCAATGGCCTCACCGGTGGCCTGCTGTCGACGTTTGTCTCATGCTCTTCGCTTCAAAGACTGGACCTCGGAAATAACCAGCTCTCAGGCGATTTCATCGAGCATGTCATTAGTACTCTGCCTGCTCTGAGATATCTCCACCTCCCATTCAACAATATCAGTGGCCCCGTGCCGTTGACGGCACTGACCAGTTGTTCACTGCTTGAAGTTATTGATCTCGGCTCCAATGAGTTCACTGGTGAAATCCCCACTGGGCTATGCTCATCTCTTCCAAACCTTGAGAGGATCTTGTTGCCCAATAATTTTCTCTCAGGAGCAATGCCTCTTGATCTTGGTAATTGTACTAATCTTCGGTCCCTCGATCTTAGCTTCAATGAGCTGAACGGGCCGGTTCCCCCAGGGATCTGGTCGCTTCCGAAGCTTGTGGATTTGGTGATCTGGGCCAACAATCTCTCTGGTGAAATACCAGAAAGCCTCTGTTCAAACAGCACCAGCTTGGAGACGCTAATTCTCAGCTACAACATGCTCACCGGTAGCATTCCGTCGTCACTTACCAAGTGCGTGAATCTTGTATGGGTCTCGCTCTCTGGCAACCACCTCACAGGAAGGATCCCCAGTCGTATTGGGAGGCTCCAGAGCCTTGCAATTCTCCAATTgggtaacaacaatctctcggggGAGATACCACCGGAGTTCGGTAGCTGTCAGAACCTCATATGGCTTGACCTTGCAAGCAATCGCCTTAGCGGCCCTATTCCTGGAACACTGGCATCACAAGCTGGGCTTATAGTCCCAGGCATTGTCTCCGGCAAGCAATTTGCATTCTTGAGAAACGAGGCTGGGAACATATGTCCAGGGGCCGGCGTGCTCTTCGAATTTGAGGATATCCGGCCCGAGAGATTGGCCAACTTCCCTTTGGTGCATTCTTGCCCTGCCACTAGAATTTACACTGGGACAACAGTCTATTCTTTTCCGGGCAATGGAAGTATGATCTACCTGGACCTCTCCTACAATTCGCTCTCAGGGACCATCCCAGAGAACTTTGGGTCAATGGACTATCTCCAAGTTCTAAATTTGGGGCACAATGAGCTTACAGGGACCATACCTGAGACTTTTGGTGGCTTAAGAATGATCGGCGTGCTTGATCTCTCCCACAACCATCTCACTGGAAACATCCCTGGAGCGCTGGGCAGCCTCACATTCCTGAGTGACATGGATGTCTCAAACAACAATCTCAGTGGACCGATTCCGACCACAGGCCAGCTTACAACATTTCCGCCAAcacgctatgagaacaattctggCCTTTGTGGCCTTCCCTTGCCCCCCTGTGGAGCCAAAGCCAGCAACCATGACTTCTATTATGATTCTGGTGGGAGGAGATTCTTTGGTTGGAGCATTCTTATCGGCATTGTGTTTTCTGTGCTCATTGTATTCTTACTCTTGCTCGCCCTCTACAAGATGAAAAAGCACCAGAAGACTGATGAGTTGAGAGTTGGTTATGTTGAGAGTCTCCCCACCTCTGGTACTACTAGTTGGAAGCTGTCTGGTGTTCTCGAGCCTCTCAGCATCAATGTTGCCACTTTCGAGAAGCCTTTAAGGAAGCTTACTtttgcccacctcctcgaggccaCCAATGGCTTCAGTGCTGACAGTTTAATCGGTTCTGGTGGGTTTGGAGAAGTCTATAAGGCTCGACTCAAGGATGGAAGTGTTGTTGCAATCAAGAAGCTGATACATGTCACCGGCCAGGGGGAACGGGAGTTCACTGCTGAGATGGAGACTATTGGCAAAATTAAGCACCGAAATCTTGTACCTCTGCTGGGCTATTGCAAGATTGGCGAAGAGAGGCTTTTGGTTTATGAGTACATGAAGTTTGGAAGCTTAGATATGGTTCTCCATGACAAGAGCAAGGGTGGAGCCACCAAGCTGGATTGGGGAGGAAGGAAAAAGATTGCAATTGGGTCAGCAAGGGGGCTTGCTTTTCTTCACCACAGTTGTGTACCTCATATCATACACAGGGACATGAAGTCCAGCAATGTGCTATTAGATGAGAACTTGGAAGCCCGGGTATCAGATTTTGGAATGGCGAGACTTATGAATGCTCTTGACACCCATCTCAGCGTGAGCACTCTTGTTGGTACACCAGGCTATGTGCCACCTGAATACTACCAGAGTTTTAGATGCACGACAAAGGGGGACGTGTATAGCTACGGAGTGGTGCTTTTGGAGCTCTTGTCGGGGAAGAAACCCATCGACCCATTGGAGTTTGGTGACAACAACCTTGTTGGCTGGGCTAAGCAATTGGTGAAGGAGAACAGATGCAGTGAGATTTTTGATCCAGATTTGATGGGGAAGAAGTTAGGGGATGCCGAACTCTACCAGTATTTGAAGATTGCCTTCGAGTGTTTGGATGATCAACCGCTTCATAGGCCAACTATGATTCAAGTCATGGCAATGTTTAAAGAGCTTCAGGTTGACACCGATATTGATTTCCTTGATACGTATTCCATCGGACGAGCCATCATTGATGAATCAAGAGAAAAAGCACCTTAA